The following are from one region of the Struthio camelus isolate bStrCam1 chromosome 38, bStrCam1.hap1, whole genome shotgun sequence genome:
- the IKBKG gene encoding NF-kappa-B essential modulator isoform X1: MSGARWRRPADMVQPGGGGGGGPGSGPAAGPEPGAAAAAVEEEEAAAAPGRAPPEPGSPEGLQRLLAENRDLKEALRRSNEALRRRCDDFRRWQAAQRDERDFLLGRFRQARALVERLRARPAEPPPGPPEGQREQEEQQEAAAAGSAAELLRRRLAAAEAEQAALRQALEAAREARARAESRAQEAARQAELQLQALRRQLEQDKASVKAQVTSLLGELQESQSRLESSRRERGELEHRARAAGERCRALEEAAAAHSLQLDQLRLQVQNLEAALRVERQGATEEKRKLVQLQVAYHHLFQEYDTHIKASLGDDKRTQLAEVVEQLQQAEEALVAKQELIDKLKAEAEQHRATLETIPVLQAQADIYKADFEAERAAREQLHAQRESLQETLAQLQRHCEKLRADAEGSAWARMEEMRNRHAELRAPAPPAGYGGLALPGPPRAPAEEQPDFCCPKCQYKAPDMDTLQIHVMDCIK, translated from the exons ATGAGCGGCGCCCGGTGGCGGCGGCCCGCGGACATGgtgcagcccggcggcggcggcggcggcggccccgggtcggggccggcggcggggccggagccgggagcggcggcggcggcggtggaggaggaggaggcggcggcggcgccgggccgggccccgccggagCCGGGCAGCCCCGAGGGGCTCCAGCGCCTCCTGGCCGAGAACCGTGACCTCAAGG aGGCGCTGCGGCGCAGCAACGAGGCGCTGCGGCGGCGCTGCGACGACTTCCGCCGCTGGCAGGCGGCGCAGCGGGACGAGCGCGACTTCCTGCTGGGCCGCTTCCGGCAGGCCCGGGCCCTGGTGGAGCggctgcgcgcccgccccgccgagcccccccccggcccccccgaggggcagcgggagcaggaggagcagcaggaggcggccgccgccgg GAGCGCGGCGGAGCTGCTGCggcggcgcctggcggcggccgAGGCCGA GCAGGCGGCCCTGCGGCAGGCGCTGGAGGCGGCGCGGGAGGCGCGGGCGCGGGCCGAGAGCCGGGCGCAGGAGGCGGCGCGGCAGGCCGAGCTGCAGCTGcaggcgctgcggcggcagctgGAG CAGGACAAGGCGTCGGTGAAGGCGCAGGTGACCTCGCTGCTGGGCGAGCTGCAGGAGAGCCAGAGCCGCCTGGAGAgcagccggcgggagcggggcgagcTGGAGCACAG ggcccgggcggcgggcgagcggtGCCGGGCgctggaggaggcggcggccgcccacAGCCTCCAGCTGGACCAGCTCCGGCTCCAGGTGCAGAACCTGGAGGCCGCCCTGCGGGTGGAGCGCCAGGGGGCCACCGAGGAGAA GCGcaagctggtgcagctgcaggtcGCCTACCACCACCTCTTCCAGGAGTACGACACCCACATCAAGGCCAGCCTGGGGGACGACAAGCGCACCCAG CTGGCCGAGGtggtggagcagctgcagcaggcggAGGAGGCGCTGGTGGCCAAGCAGGAGCTCATCGACAAGCTCAAGGCCGAGGCCGAGCAGCACCGCGCCACGCTGGAGACCATCCCCGTGCTGCAGGCccag GCGGACATCTACAAGGCGGACTTCGaggcggagcgggcggcgcgggagcagcTCCACGCCCAGCGCGAGAGCCTGCAGGAGacgctggcccagctgcagcgccACTGCGAGAAGCTGCGCGCTGACGCCGAGGGCAGCGCCTg GGCCCGCATGGAGGAGATGAGGAACCGGCACGCGGAGCTgcgggccccggcgcccccggccg gctacggcgggctggcgctgcccggccccccgcgcgcccccgccgagGAGCAGCCCGACTTCTGCTGCCCCAAGTGCCAGTACAAGGCGCCCGACATGGACACGCTGCAGATCCACGTCATGGACTGCATCAAGTGA
- the SLC35A2 gene encoding UDP-galactose translocator isoform X2, with protein MAEVLKGGACVLLLLLQHRGSVRQTAAVLHGAVLGQPGDTLRLAVPSLIYTLQNNLQYVAISNLPAATFQVTYQLKILTTALFSVLLLGTSLSRLQWLSLALLFAGVALVQAEQARAAPAPGDAGGPPQSYATGLAAVAASCLSSGFAGVYFERLLKRAGGCIWVRNAQLGAVGALVGLAAMWAAEGRAVAGLGFFHGYSPAVWAVVLNQAAGGLLVALVVRYADNILKGFATALSIVASTAASAHLFGFRPRAPFLAGTAMVVAAVYLYSRPRRPPPGPAPAPGDGPGPGDRDGKSVGAA; from the exons ATGGCCGAGGTGCTCAAGGGCGGCGCCtgcgtcctgctgctgctgctgcagcaccgcg GCAGCGTGCGGCAGACGGCGGCCGTGCTGCAcggggccgtgctggggcagcccGGCGACACGCTGCGCCTGGCCGTGCCCTCGCTCATCTACACGCTCCAGAACAACCTGCAGTACGTGGCCATCTCCAACCTGCCCGCCGCCACCTTCCAG GTCACCTACCAGCTGAAGATCCTGACGACGGCGCTCTTCTCGGTGCTGCTGCTGGGCACGTCGCTGTCGCGGCTGCAGTGGCTCTCGCTGGCGCTGCTCTTCGCCGGCGTGGCCCTGGTGCAGGCGGAGCAGgcgcgggccgccccggcccccggcgacGCCGGCGGCCCGCCGCAGAGCTACGCCACGGGGCTGGCGGCCGTGGCCGCCTCCTGCCTCTCGTCGGGCTTCGCCGGCGTCTACTTCGAGCGGCTGCTCAAGCGGGCGGGCGGCTGCATCTGGGTGCGCAACGCGCAGCTGGGGGCGGTGGGCGCCCTGGTGGGGCTGGCGGCCATGTGGGCGGCCGAGGGCCGGGCCGTGGCCGGCCTGGGCTTCTTCCACGGCTACAGCCCGGCCGTGTGGGCCGTGGTGCTGAACCAGGCGGCCGGCGGGCTGCTGGTGGCCCTGGTGGTGCGCTACGCCGACAACATCCTCAAGGGCTTCGCCACCGCCCTCTCCATCGTGGCCTCCACCGCCGCCTCCGCCCACCTCTTCGGCttccggccccgcgcccccttcCTGGCCGGCACCGCCATGGTGGTGGCCGCCGTCTACCTCTacagccggccccggcggccccccccgggcccggccccggcccccggcgacggccccggccccggcgaccGCGACGGCAAGTCCGTGGGGGCGGCCTGA
- the LAGE3 gene encoding EKC/KEOPS complex subunit LAGE3, translating to MAAEARDGLEFRLSVPFPSALEAQIAHGSLAPDAQPRRGGVRRDLALDGPHLQARWWAPEARSLRVAVGSFLEHLELVVETMERFGPPRPR from the exons ATGGCGGCGGAGGCGCGAGACGGGCTGGAGTT CCGGCTGAGCGTGCCCTTCCCGTCGGCGCTGGAGGCGCAGATCGCCCACGGCTCCCTGGCCCCCGACGcccagccccgccgggggggcGTCCGCCGGGACCTGGCCCTGGACGGCCCCCACCTGCAGGC gcggTGGTGGGCCCCGGAGGCGCGGAGCCTGCGCGTGGCCGTCGGCTCCTTCCTGGAGCACCTGGAGCTGGTGGTGGAGACCATGGAGCGCttcgggcccccccggccccgctag
- the LOC138063943 gene encoding selenide, water dikinase 2-like: MDSCVIPLRHGGLSLVQTTDFFYPLVEDPYMMGRIACANVLSDLYAMGITECDNMLMLLSVSQKMTDEEREKIMPLIMKGFRDAAEDGGTSVTGGQTVVNPWIIVGGVATVVCQPNEFIMPDSAVPGDVLVLTKPLGTQVAVSAHQWLDNPERWNKIKLVVSKEDVELAYQEAMFSMAMLNRTAASLMHTFNAHAATDITGFGILGHAQNLAKQQRHEVAFVIHNLPIIAKMAAVSKACGNRFGLLQGTSPETSGGLLICLPREQAARFCAEIKSPKYGEGHQAWIIGIVEKGPQSARIIDKPRIIEVTPRGAPAPPDPAAAASPEAAP, from the exons ATGGACTCGTGCGTCATCCCGCTGCGGCACGGCGGCCTCTCCCTGGTGCAGACCACCGACTTCTTCTACCCCCTCGTGGAGGATCCCTACATGATG GGCCGCATCGCCTGCGCCAACGTGCTGAGCGACCTCTACGCCATGGGCATCACCGAGTGCGACAACATGCTCATGCTGCTCAGCGTCAGCCAGAAGATGACTGACGAG GAGCGGGAGAAGATCATGCCGCTGATCATGAAGGGCTTCCGGGACGCGGCGGAGGACGGCGGCACCTCGGTGACGGGCGGCCAGACGGTGGTGAACCCCTGGATCATCGTGGGCGGCGTGGCCACCGTGGTGTGCCAGCCCAACGAGTTCATCAT GCCCGACAGCGCCGTCCCCGGCGACGTGCTGGTGCTCACCAAGCCGCTGGGCACGCAGGTGGCCGTCAGCGCGCACCAGTGGCTGGACAAC CCCGAGCGCTGGAACAAGATCAAGCTGGTGGTGTCCAAGGAGGACGTGGAGCTGGCCTACCAGGAGGCCATGTTCAGCATGGCCATGCTCAACCGCACCG ccgccagccTGATGCACACCTTCAACGCCCACGCGGCCACCGACATCACGGGCTTCGGCATCCTGGGCCACGCGCAGAACCTGGCCAAGCAGCAGCGGCACGAGGTGGCCTTCGTCATCCACAACCTGCCCATCATCGCCAAGATGGCGGCCGTCAGCAAGGCCTGCGGCAACCGCTTCGGGCTGCTGCAGGGCACCTCGCCGGAGACCTCCG gcgggctcctcatctgcctgcCCCGGGAGCAAGCGGCCCGCTTCTGCGCCGAGATCAAGTCGCCCAAGTACGGCGAGGGCCACCAGGCCTGGATCATCGGCATCGTGGAGAAGGGGCCGCAGAGCGCCCGCATCATCGACAAGCCCCGCATCATCGAGGTAACGccgcgcggggcgcccgcccccccggaccccgccgccgccgccagccccgaggCCGCCCCCtga
- the IKBKG gene encoding NF-kappa-B essential modulator isoform X2: MSGARWRRPADMVQPGGGGGGGPGSGPAAGPEPGAAAAAVEEEEAAAAPGRAPPEPGSPEGLQRLLAENRDLKEALRRSNEALRRRCDDFRRWQAAQRDERDFLLGRFRQARALVERLRARPAEPPPGPPEGQREQEEQQEAAAAGSAAELLRRRLAAAEAEQAALRQALEAAREARARAESRAQEAARQAELQLQALRRQLEDKASVKAQVTSLLGELQESQSRLESSRRERGELEHRARAAGERCRALEEAAAAHSLQLDQLRLQVQNLEAALRVERQGATEEKRKLVQLQVAYHHLFQEYDTHIKASLGDDKRTQLAEVVEQLQQAEEALVAKQELIDKLKAEAEQHRATLETIPVLQAQADIYKADFEAERAAREQLHAQRESLQETLAQLQRHCEKLRADAEGSAWARMEEMRNRHAELRAPAPPAGYGGLALPGPPRAPAEEQPDFCCPKCQYKAPDMDTLQIHVMDCIK; this comes from the exons ATGAGCGGCGCCCGGTGGCGGCGGCCCGCGGACATGgtgcagcccggcggcggcggcggcggcggccccgggtcggggccggcggcggggccggagccgggagcggcggcggcggcggtggaggaggaggaggcggcggcggcgccgggccgggccccgccggagCCGGGCAGCCCCGAGGGGCTCCAGCGCCTCCTGGCCGAGAACCGTGACCTCAAGG aGGCGCTGCGGCGCAGCAACGAGGCGCTGCGGCGGCGCTGCGACGACTTCCGCCGCTGGCAGGCGGCGCAGCGGGACGAGCGCGACTTCCTGCTGGGCCGCTTCCGGCAGGCCCGGGCCCTGGTGGAGCggctgcgcgcccgccccgccgagcccccccccggcccccccgaggggcagcgggagcaggaggagcagcaggaggcggccgccgccgg GAGCGCGGCGGAGCTGCTGCggcggcgcctggcggcggccgAGGCCGA GCAGGCGGCCCTGCGGCAGGCGCTGGAGGCGGCGCGGGAGGCGCGGGCGCGGGCCGAGAGCCGGGCGCAGGAGGCGGCGCGGCAGGCCGAGCTGCAGCTGcaggcgctgcggcggcagctgGAG GACAAGGCGTCGGTGAAGGCGCAGGTGACCTCGCTGCTGGGCGAGCTGCAGGAGAGCCAGAGCCGCCTGGAGAgcagccggcgggagcggggcgagcTGGAGCACAG ggcccgggcggcgggcgagcggtGCCGGGCgctggaggaggcggcggccgcccacAGCCTCCAGCTGGACCAGCTCCGGCTCCAGGTGCAGAACCTGGAGGCCGCCCTGCGGGTGGAGCGCCAGGGGGCCACCGAGGAGAA GCGcaagctggtgcagctgcaggtcGCCTACCACCACCTCTTCCAGGAGTACGACACCCACATCAAGGCCAGCCTGGGGGACGACAAGCGCACCCAG CTGGCCGAGGtggtggagcagctgcagcaggcggAGGAGGCGCTGGTGGCCAAGCAGGAGCTCATCGACAAGCTCAAGGCCGAGGCCGAGCAGCACCGCGCCACGCTGGAGACCATCCCCGTGCTGCAGGCccag GCGGACATCTACAAGGCGGACTTCGaggcggagcgggcggcgcgggagcagcTCCACGCCCAGCGCGAGAGCCTGCAGGAGacgctggcccagctgcagcgccACTGCGAGAAGCTGCGCGCTGACGCCGAGGGCAGCGCCTg GGCCCGCATGGAGGAGATGAGGAACCGGCACGCGGAGCTgcgggccccggcgcccccggccg gctacggcgggctggcgctgcccggccccccgcgcgcccccgccgagGAGCAGCCCGACTTCTGCTGCCCCAAGTGCCAGTACAAGGCGCCCGACATGGACACGCTGCAGATCCACGTCATGGACTGCATCAAGTGA
- the UBL4A gene encoding ubiquitin-like protein 4A, with translation MLLTVKALQGRECSLQVSPEERVGALKRLVAEQLDVPVAQQRLLYRGKALADELRLSDYAIGPEARLNLVLKPPERAGGGEEGGRGAAPPPAPPFPAIWAQLGRVLGRHFGAADAARVLEQLHKDYEQSLRALSLDDVERLAARLLQPEGPPPPPPPEPPRCPSAP, from the exons aTGCTGCTCACGGTGAAGGCGCTGCAGGGGCGGGAGTGCAGCCTCCAG GTGTCCCCCGAGGAGCGGGTGGGCGCCCTGAAGCGCCTGGTGGCCGAGCAGCTCGACGTCCCCGTGGCCCAGCAGCGCCTGCTCTACCGCGGCAAGGCCCTGGCCG ACGAGCTGCGCCTGTCGGACTACGCCATCGGGCCCGAAGCCCGGCTGAACCTGGTGCTGAAGCcgccggagcgggccggggggggcgaggaggggggccggggcgcggcgccccccccggcgccccccttccccgccatCTGGGCCCAGCTGGGCCGGGTGCTGGGGCGACACTTCGGGGCCGCCGACGCCGCCCGCGTCCTGGAGCAGCTgcacaag gACTACGAgcagagcctgcgggcgctgagCCTGGACGACGTGGAGCGCCTGGccgcccggctgctgcagcccgaggggccccccccgccgccccccccggagcccccccgctgccccagcgccccctgA
- the G6PD gene encoding glucose-6-phosphate 1-dehydrogenase isoform X2: MAGQELSRSEVCGMLRQELCRDDTFLQGDPHVFVILGASGDLAKKKIYPTVWWLFRDGLLPDDTYVVGFARTPLSVAQIRQQSQPYLKASPEDGPRLDAFFARNSYVAGQYGEAGAFERLDAHLRALPGGARANRLFYLALPPSVYEPVTRHIRQACMGPGWNRVIVEKPFGRDLASSNALSDHISGLFREDQIYRIDHYLGKEMVQNLMVLRFGNRIFGPIWNRDNIACVVLTFKEPFGTEGRGGYFDDFGIIRDVMQNHLLQMLCLVAMEKPASTDPDDVRDEKVKVLKSIAEVRPEDVVLGQYVGDPRGEGEARRGYLDDATVPPGSTTATFAAAVLRVANERWDGVPFVLRCGKALNERKAEVRLQFRDVPGDIFQRQCKRNELVVRVQPDEAVYTKMMTKKPGMFFNPEESELDLTYGNRYKDVKLPDAYERLILDVFCGNQMHFVRSDELREAWRIFTPLLHTIEARREKPIPYLYGSRGPAEADELLKRAGFLYEGTYRWVNPHKL; encoded by the exons ATGGCGGGGCAGGAGCTGAGCCGGTCGGAGGTGTGCGGGatgctgcggcaggagctgtgccggGACGACACCTTCCTCCAGGGCGACCCCCACGTCTTCGTCATCCTCGGGGCCTCG GGCGACCTGGCCAAGAAGAAGATCTACCCCACCGTCTG GTGGCTCTTCCGGGACGGGCTGCTGCCGGACGACACCTACGTGGTGGGCTTCGCCCGCACGCCGCTCAGCGTGGCGCAGATCCGCCAGCAGAGCCAGCCCTACCTcaag GCCTCCCCGGAGGACGGCCCCCGCCTCGACGCCTTCTTCGCCCGCAACAGCTACGTGGCGGGGCAGTACGGCGAGGCGGGCGCCTTCGAGCGCCTCGACGCCCACCTGcgggccctgcccggcggcgcccgcgccaACCGCCTCTTCTACCTGGCCCTGCCGCCCAGCGTCTACGAGCCCGTCACCCGCCACATCCGCCAGGCCTGCATGGGGCCGGG CTGGAACCGGGTGATCGTGGAGAAACCCTTCGGGCGCGACCTGGCCAGCTCCAACGCCCTCTCGGACCACATCAGCGGCCTCTTCCGCGAGGACCAGATCTACCGCATCGACCACTACCTGGGCAAGGAGATGGTGCAGAACCTCATGGTGCTCAG GTTCGGGAACCGCATTTTCGGGCCCATCTGGAACCGGGACAACATCGCCTGCGTCGTGCTCACCTTCAAGGAGCCCTTCGGCACCGAGGGCCGCGGCGGCTACTTCGACGACTTCGGCATCATCCG GGACGTGATGCAGAACCAcctgctgcagatgctctgcCTGGTGGCCATGGAGAAGCCGGCCTCCACCGACCCCGACGACGTGCGGGACGAgaag GTGAAGGTGCTCAAGAGCATCGCGGAGGTGCGGCCGGAGGACGTGGTGCTGGGCCAGTACGTGGGCGACCCGCGGGGCGAGGGCGAAGCCCGCAGGGGCTACCTGGACGACGCCACCGTGCCGCCCGGCTCCACCACGGCCACCTTCGCCGCCGCCGTGCTGCGCGTGGCCAACGAGCGCTGGgacg ggGTGCCCTTCGTGCTGCGCTGCGGCAAGGCCCTCAACGAGCGCAAGGCGGAGGTGCGGCTCCAGTTTCGGGACGTGCCGGGCGACATCTTCCAGCGGCAGTGCAAGCGCAACGAGCTGGTGGTGCGCGTGCAGCCCGACGAGGCCGTCTACACCAAGATGATGACCAAGAAGCCCGGCATGTTCTTCAACCCCGAGGAGTCCGAGCTCGACCTCACCTACGGCAACCGCTAcaag gacgTGAAGCTGCCGGACGCCTACGAGCGCCTCATCCTGGACGTCTTCTGCGGCAACCAGATGCACTTCGTGCGCAG tgACGAGCTGCGCGAGGCCTGGCGCATCTTCACCCCGCTGCTGCACACCATCGAGGCCCGGCGGGAGAAGCCCATCCCCTACCTCTACGGCAG ccggggcccggcGGAGGCGGACGAGCTGCTGAAGCGCGCCGGCTTCCTGTACGAGGGCACCTACCGCTGGGTGAACCCCCACAAGCTCtga
- the SLC35A2 gene encoding UDP-galactose translocator isoform X1: protein MAAPAGGGGGGGGGGEPGPSAASRRVKYGSLAVLVVQNASLILSIRYVRTLPGERFLATTAVVMAEVLKGGACVLLLLLQHRGSVRQTAAVLHGAVLGQPGDTLRLAVPSLIYTLQNNLQYVAISNLPAATFQVTYQLKILTTALFSVLLLGTSLSRLQWLSLALLFAGVALVQAEQARAAPAPGDAGGPPQSYATGLAAVAASCLSSGFAGVYFERLLKRAGGCIWVRNAQLGAVGALVGLAAMWAAEGRAVAGLGFFHGYSPAVWAVVLNQAAGGLLVALVVRYADNILKGFATALSIVASTAASAHLFGFRPRAPFLAGTAMVVAAVYLYSRPRRPPPGPAPAPGDGPGPGDRDGKSVGAA from the exons ATGGcagcgccggcgggcggcggcggcggcggcggcggcgggggggagccgggcccgtCGGCAG CCTCGCGGCGGGTCAAGTACggcagcctggcggtgctggtgGTGCAGAACGCCTCGCTCATCCTCAGCATCCGCTACGTGCGCACGCTGCCCGGCGAGCGCTTCCTGGCCACCACGGCCGTCGTCATGGCCGAGGTGCTCAAGGGCGGCGCCtgcgtcctgctgctgctgctgcagcaccgcg GCAGCGTGCGGCAGACGGCGGCCGTGCTGCAcggggccgtgctggggcagcccGGCGACACGCTGCGCCTGGCCGTGCCCTCGCTCATCTACACGCTCCAGAACAACCTGCAGTACGTGGCCATCTCCAACCTGCCCGCCGCCACCTTCCAG GTCACCTACCAGCTGAAGATCCTGACGACGGCGCTCTTCTCGGTGCTGCTGCTGGGCACGTCGCTGTCGCGGCTGCAGTGGCTCTCGCTGGCGCTGCTCTTCGCCGGCGTGGCCCTGGTGCAGGCGGAGCAGgcgcgggccgccccggcccccggcgacGCCGGCGGCCCGCCGCAGAGCTACGCCACGGGGCTGGCGGCCGTGGCCGCCTCCTGCCTCTCGTCGGGCTTCGCCGGCGTCTACTTCGAGCGGCTGCTCAAGCGGGCGGGCGGCTGCATCTGGGTGCGCAACGCGCAGCTGGGGGCGGTGGGCGCCCTGGTGGGGCTGGCGGCCATGTGGGCGGCCGAGGGCCGGGCCGTGGCCGGCCTGGGCTTCTTCCACGGCTACAGCCCGGCCGTGTGGGCCGTGGTGCTGAACCAGGCGGCCGGCGGGCTGCTGGTGGCCCTGGTGGTGCGCTACGCCGACAACATCCTCAAGGGCTTCGCCACCGCCCTCTCCATCGTGGCCTCCACCGCCGCCTCCGCCCACCTCTTCGGCttccggccccgcgcccccttcCTGGCCGGCACCGCCATGGTGGTGGCCGCCGTCTACCTCTacagccggccccggcggccccccccgggcccggccccggcccccggcgacggccccggccccggcgaccGCGACGGCAAGTCCGTGGGGGCGGCCTGA
- the FAM3A gene encoding protein FAM3A codes for MRLAGPLRVLAVAVSAGLTWLLVSLALGSPGAFPRLQRLLAGPESPPTAGSPRPRRFKCGLARPCPRHHFAFRLVSGAANVVGPKICLEDRMLMSSVKNNVGRGLNIALVNGVSGDLIAAQAFDMWAGDVNELLKFIRPLHEGTLVFVASYDDPATKLTEETRQLFGELGSAVAKELAFRDSWVFVGAKGVQDKSPFEQHVRNSRSSNKYEGWPEALEMEGCIPRRAADPP; via the exons ATGCGGCTGGCAG ggccgctGCGCGTGCTGGCCGTGGCCGTCTCGGCCGGGCTCACCTGGCTCCTGGTCAGCCTGGCGCTCGGCTCCCCCGGCGCCTTCCCCCGGCTCCAGCGCCTCCTGGCCG gCCCCGAGAGCCCCCCCACGGCAGGTAG cccccgcccgcggcggttCAAgtgcggcctggcccggccctgcccccggCACCACTTCGCCTTCCGCCTGGTCAGCGGCGCCGCCAACGTCGTGGGCCCCAAGATCTGCCTCGAGGACAGGAT GCTGATGAGCAGCGTGAAGAACAACGTGGGCCGGGGGCTCAACATCGCCCTGGTGAACG gcgtCAGCGGCGACCTGATTGCGGCGCAGGCCTTCGACATGTGGGCGGGAG ACGTGAACGAGCTGCTCAAGTTCATCCGGCCGCTGCACGAGGGGACGCTGGTGTTCGTGGCCTCCTACGACGACCCGGCCACCAA gcTGACGGAGGAGACGCGGCAGCTCTTCggggagctgggcagcgccgTGGCCAAGGAGCTGGCCTTCCGCGACAGCTGGGTCTTCGTGGGGGCCAAGGGGGTGCAGGACAAGAGCCCCTTCGAGCAG CACGTCAGGAACAGCCGCAGCTCCAACAAGTACGAGGGCTGGCCCGAGGCGCTGGAGATGGAGGGCTGCATCCCCCGGCGCGCCGCCGACCCCCCGTga
- the G6PD gene encoding glucose-6-phosphate 1-dehydrogenase isoform X1 has translation MGSRASVRGAAAARPEGAGLMAGQELSRSEVCGMLRQELCRDDTFLQGDPHVFVILGASGDLAKKKIYPTVWWLFRDGLLPDDTYVVGFARTPLSVAQIRQQSQPYLKASPEDGPRLDAFFARNSYVAGQYGEAGAFERLDAHLRALPGGARANRLFYLALPPSVYEPVTRHIRQACMGPGWNRVIVEKPFGRDLASSNALSDHISGLFREDQIYRIDHYLGKEMVQNLMVLRFGNRIFGPIWNRDNIACVVLTFKEPFGTEGRGGYFDDFGIIRDVMQNHLLQMLCLVAMEKPASTDPDDVRDEKVKVLKSIAEVRPEDVVLGQYVGDPRGEGEARRGYLDDATVPPGSTTATFAAAVLRVANERWDGVPFVLRCGKALNERKAEVRLQFRDVPGDIFQRQCKRNELVVRVQPDEAVYTKMMTKKPGMFFNPEESELDLTYGNRYKDVKLPDAYERLILDVFCGNQMHFVRSDELREAWRIFTPLLHTIEARREKPIPYLYGSRGPAEADELLKRAGFLYEGTYRWVNPHKL, from the exons ATGGGGAGCCGCGCGAGCGtgaggggagcggcggcggcgcggccggagggagcag GGCTCATGGCGGGGCAGGAGCTGAGCCGGTCGGAGGTGTGCGGGatgctgcggcaggagctgtgccggGACGACACCTTCCTCCAGGGCGACCCCCACGTCTTCGTCATCCTCGGGGCCTCG GGCGACCTGGCCAAGAAGAAGATCTACCCCACCGTCTG GTGGCTCTTCCGGGACGGGCTGCTGCCGGACGACACCTACGTGGTGGGCTTCGCCCGCACGCCGCTCAGCGTGGCGCAGATCCGCCAGCAGAGCCAGCCCTACCTcaag GCCTCCCCGGAGGACGGCCCCCGCCTCGACGCCTTCTTCGCCCGCAACAGCTACGTGGCGGGGCAGTACGGCGAGGCGGGCGCCTTCGAGCGCCTCGACGCCCACCTGcgggccctgcccggcggcgcccgcgccaACCGCCTCTTCTACCTGGCCCTGCCGCCCAGCGTCTACGAGCCCGTCACCCGCCACATCCGCCAGGCCTGCATGGGGCCGGG CTGGAACCGGGTGATCGTGGAGAAACCCTTCGGGCGCGACCTGGCCAGCTCCAACGCCCTCTCGGACCACATCAGCGGCCTCTTCCGCGAGGACCAGATCTACCGCATCGACCACTACCTGGGCAAGGAGATGGTGCAGAACCTCATGGTGCTCAG GTTCGGGAACCGCATTTTCGGGCCCATCTGGAACCGGGACAACATCGCCTGCGTCGTGCTCACCTTCAAGGAGCCCTTCGGCACCGAGGGCCGCGGCGGCTACTTCGACGACTTCGGCATCATCCG GGACGTGATGCAGAACCAcctgctgcagatgctctgcCTGGTGGCCATGGAGAAGCCGGCCTCCACCGACCCCGACGACGTGCGGGACGAgaag GTGAAGGTGCTCAAGAGCATCGCGGAGGTGCGGCCGGAGGACGTGGTGCTGGGCCAGTACGTGGGCGACCCGCGGGGCGAGGGCGAAGCCCGCAGGGGCTACCTGGACGACGCCACCGTGCCGCCCGGCTCCACCACGGCCACCTTCGCCGCCGCCGTGCTGCGCGTGGCCAACGAGCGCTGGgacg ggGTGCCCTTCGTGCTGCGCTGCGGCAAGGCCCTCAACGAGCGCAAGGCGGAGGTGCGGCTCCAGTTTCGGGACGTGCCGGGCGACATCTTCCAGCGGCAGTGCAAGCGCAACGAGCTGGTGGTGCGCGTGCAGCCCGACGAGGCCGTCTACACCAAGATGATGACCAAGAAGCCCGGCATGTTCTTCAACCCCGAGGAGTCCGAGCTCGACCTCACCTACGGCAACCGCTAcaag gacgTGAAGCTGCCGGACGCCTACGAGCGCCTCATCCTGGACGTCTTCTGCGGCAACCAGATGCACTTCGTGCGCAG tgACGAGCTGCGCGAGGCCTGGCGCATCTTCACCCCGCTGCTGCACACCATCGAGGCCCGGCGGGAGAAGCCCATCCCCTACCTCTACGGCAG ccggggcccggcGGAGGCGGACGAGCTGCTGAAGCGCGCCGGCTTCCTGTACGAGGGCACCTACCGCTGGGTGAACCCCCACAAGCTCtga